From a single Podarcis raffonei isolate rPodRaf1 chromosome 10, rPodRaf1.pri, whole genome shotgun sequence genomic region:
- the LOC128422044 gene encoding syncytin-2-like translates to MTDLWWGEPWHSWGWWVGVISTALVTWMCLFFCWHERHRICGKKRPSSIPLTVLLLFLVGEPACALAQGEVGSWISQVNITRIMVTRGIHNPYNRWLQTAEMVAKEENRTRCLVCALGPLDAAGGMPLLPLPLNRTRIQYTGSKFQWGPYWNHPYPLRVYRIPGWFCVNQTKNATLGHNITFTGRSSCKCTCNPTDTTECGGACTNLNLLAFSSMGDHMATQNKDPVYWICGTKAFHHLPNGWWGNCYPAFLLPPMWLLPTTLFPHRNHRSVDITNIASGSKQTWGKDEWPPERIIAHYDPASWNPGELVAGAREPMYNLNRIIRLQAVVEIVANATATALRLVATQLDETRTAVLQLRLGMDFILAKQGGFCAALNLTGGACCFNISDHGEAIRNLAASIEKVAHVPVQVWEGWNMSWLDKLLPNGWLRGMFFMLLGPILFLLLLCFCIPCLVQCLQNMVHKTMSRMMGPRVIALMREYQPIALDEPEGCPKEEEGMKEGTV, encoded by the coding sequence atgactgatctgtggtggggagagccctggcattcttggggttggtgggtgggagttatctcaactgcccttgtcacgtggatgtgtctctttttttgctggcacgagcgccatagaatttgcgggaagaagcgtccctcctccatcccactgacagttctccttctcttcctagttggggaacccgcctgcgctctggcccagggggaagtagggtcctggatctcccaggtaaacattacccgtatcatggtcacgcggggcatccacaacccttacaaccgctggctgcaaacggcagaaatggtagctaaggaggagaataggacccgttgccttgtttgtgccttgggacctctggatgcggctgggggcatgcccctgcttccgttgcctcttaatcggacccgaatccagtatactggaagtaaattccagtggggcccatactggaatcatccctatcccctccgtgtttatcggattcccggatggttctgtgtcaaccagaccaaaaatgccacccttggacacaatataacttttactgggcgctcctcatgcaagtgtacgtgtaaccccactgataccactgagtgtggcggagcctgcaccaatttaaatcttttagcttttagttctatgggtgaccatatggccacccagaacaaggatcctgtatattggatttgtgggacaaaggctttccaccacctccccaacggttggtggggcaattgttatccagccttccttttaccccccatgtggctgctccctaccaccttatttccccatcgcaatcacagatctgttgatatcacgaatatagcctcagggagcaagcagacgtggggaaaggatgaatggccacctgagcgaataattgcccactatgatccggcctcctggaaccctggtgagttagtagcaggtgccagagagcccatgtacaatctaaatcgcataatccgactccaggcagtagtagagattgtggccaatgcaacggccaccgcccttcgccttgttgctacccagctggatgagacccgcactgctgtcctccagctgcgtttgggaatggactttattctggccaaacaaggaggattttgtgctgccctcaacctgactggtggagcatgctgcttcaatatttcagatcatggtgaagccatccgtaatctagccgcaagtattgagaaggtggcacacgtccctgtacaagtgtgggaaggatggaatatgtcttggctagataagcttttgccaaatgggtggctcagaggaatgttttttatgctcttaggaccaattttatttttattgcttctttgcttctgtattccctgcttggtgcaatgcttgcaaaatatggtgcacaaaacaatgtcgcgcatgatgggtccccgagtgatagctttgatgcgtgaataccagcctattgccttggacgagccagaaggctgtccaaaagaagaggagggaatgaaggaagggacggtttag